From Thermoleophilum album:
TTGTGCTCGCGTCTCAGGGTCGCTTCCCGCTTCCTGTCGCCCGTCACTTGTCGCTGCGGCGCCCATCACCCCTCGTGAGCGAGCTCCTGTCGTTCGATGCTGCGTGCAAACGCGGCTTGCAGATCGACGCGCCCGAGCTCGGCCAGAGCACGCTCGTGGTTGAGATCGAACCCGAGCGGTGTCACCGCGATCATGCTGTCGGCGACAGCTTCGAAGTCGGTTCCCGGCTCCTCGTGGTAGCCAGGCTCCGCTCCGTAGATTCGGTAGTGCTTGCGACCGTTGGGGGCAACGCTCTCGAGCTTCAGTTCGTCACGGTAGATGCGACGGCCGAGCCGACAGACGCGCACGCCGCGAACCTCGCCGGCGGGCACGTTCACGTTCAGCACGGTGCGCTCGCCGAGCGGCAGACCGTCGATTGCGGCCACCAGCTCGGCGACGAAGCGTGCCCCTGCCGCGAAGTCCTCGTAAGCCCAACCGCGCCCGCGCGGCCGAAAGTCGGTGCGACCGTGCTCGGCCTGTTGGGAGACGGCGATGGCCGGTATCCCGAGGAGCGCCCCCTCGAAGGCTGCCGCGACCGTCCCCGAGTAGGTGACGTCGTCGCCCAGGTTCGAGCCGTGGTTGATGCCCGAGACGATCAGCTCGGGCGGTTCACCGACGAGACCGAGCACAGCGAAGCGCACACAGTCGACGGGGGTGCCGTCGGTGGCGAAACCACGCTCGCCGTCGGCGAAACGCACCTCGTCGACGGCGAGCGGCTGGCGGGTGGTGATGCTGCGAGCGCTGGCGCTGCGGTTGGAGTCAGGTGCGATCACCGCGAGCTCGATGCCCGGAACCCGCTCGAGCAGCGCCCGGCGCATCGCGTGCAGCCCGGTGGCCTGGATCCCGTCGTCGTTAGTGAGCAGTACGCGCACCGCCCCGAGGATACGCGCCACCGGCCGCCGCTCGGGGTGACATGCGACTAGTAGCGAACCGCTTCCAGGTAGAGTCCCTCCGCGGGAGCGGTCGGCCCCGCCTCGCTGCGCGGACGGCCGGTGAGCAGGCGAGCGATCCGTTCGGGACCTTCGCCGCGGCGCGCCCACTCGACCATCGTGCCGACGAGCGTGCGCACCATGTGGCGCAGGAAGGCGTCGGCCTCGATCGAGAAGGTCAACACCCACTCGCTCTCGCGCCGCCACTCGGCCGCGAAGACAGTACGCGTGAAGAAAACGTGGTCGCTGGCGGTGGGTGTGAAGGCGGTGAAGTCGTGCCGCCCGACCAGAGTTTCGGCGTAGGCCGCGAGCAGTTCCTCGTTGGGGGCGAAGCCGAGCTGCCAGGCGCGGCCGTTCTCGAACGGGCTGCGACAGCTGCGCGTGAAGAGGCGGTAGCGGTAGCGTCGGGCACGGGCATCGCGCCGGGCGTCGAAACCCTCCGGCGCGGGATCGGAGGCGATCACGCGAACGTCCTCCGGCAGGCGAGCGTTGATCGCTGCCGCTGGCAAGGGATGCCCGGGGTGGCTTGCGACCTGTCCCAGCGCGTGCACACCGGCGTCGGTACGGCCGGCACAGACTGTCGGCACCGGCTCGCCGGCAAGGTCGGCGAGCGCGTCCTCCAGCACTCCCTGCACGGTGCGCAGAGCCGGTTGGCGCGCCCAGCCGTGGAAGCGCGAGCCGTCGTACTCGAGCGTCAGGCGAGCGGTCACCGCTGCCCGTGAAGGTGGCCGCCCGTAGCGGCGCTAGACGAGTTCGAGAAGAACGAGCTCGGTGGCGTCGGAGCGCCGCGGGCCGAGCTTGAGAATGCGCGTATATCCGCCCGAGCGCTCGCGGTAGCGCGGCGCCACTTCCTCGAACAGCCGGTAGACGAGGAACTTGTCCTGGCCTAGGCGCGCCATCGCCTGTCGGCGAGCGTGCATATCGCCGCGCTTGGCGAGCGTTATCAGCCGCTCGAGCTCGGGGCGCGCCGCCTTGGCCTTGGCTTCGGTCGTGCGGATGCGTCCGTGCTCGATCACCTCGCGGCAAAGGTTCATTATCAACGCCCGCCGGTGGGCGGAGTCGCGGCTGAGCTTGCCTCGCTGTTTGCGGTGTCTCATGACGGTGCCCGAGAGGGTACGCCTTCGCCGACCGCTAGCCGTCGCGCAGCGACAAACCGCGGGCGGCGAGCGTCTCCTTGACCTCCTCGATCGACTTGCGACCGAAGTTGGGGATGGCGGCGAGTTCGGCCTCGGTCTTCGAGATCAGCTCGCCGATCGTCTGGATACCAGCACGCTTGAGGCAGTTGTACGAGCGCACACCGAGCTCGAGTTCCTCGATCAGGATGTCGTCCATCGCGCTACCGGTGCCCGCCGCCCCCGAACCGTTGCCGGACTCGGCCGCGAGCGCCGAGCCCTCGCGGCGCAGCTCCTCGACGCGGGTGGCGTCGGTGAAGATCGCCAGGTAGCGGATGAGGATCTCGGCCGCTTCGCGCAGCGCCGATTCGGGGTCGAGCGAACCGTCGGTTTCGATGTCGAGGATCAGCTTGTCGTAGTCGGTGCGCTGGCCGACGCGGGCAGCCTCGACCCGGTAGCTGACGCGCTTGACAGGCGAGAAGATCGAATCGATCGGGATCACGCCGATCGGTTGGTCGGGCTGCTTGTTCTCCTCCGCGGGCGCGTATCCGCGACCACGCCCGATCGTGAGGTACATCTCGAGGTTGGTCTTCTTCTCGAGCGTCGCGATGTGCAGGTCGGGGTTCAGCACCTCGACACCGGCAGGCAGGTCGATGTCGCCGGCGCGCACCTCGCCCGGACCGGTCGCGACCAACGGCGCCTCGATCTCGTCGGCGTCGGTGTGCATCCGGCAGACGATCTCTTTGAGGTTGAGGACGATGTCGGTGACGTCCTCCTTCACGCCGGGAATGGTCGAGAACTCGTGCGCCACGCCCTCGATGCGCACGCTCGTAACCGCGGCACCACCGAGAGAGGTGAGCAGAACACGCCGCAGCGAGTTACCGAACGTGTAGCCGAAGCCCTTGTCGAGCGGCTCGATGACGAACCGGCCGCGTCGATCGTCGGCTTTCTCGACTGAGATCTGCGGTGTTTGGAACTCGTTCATGGCGGGCTTCCTTGTCGGGTCGGTCCGGGCGCCGGCATCGCAAGCGCCGGCACGCGGAGCGAGTGCTTACTTCGAGTAGAGCTCGACGATCAGCTGCTCCTGAACCGGAGCGGGGATTTCGTCCCGCTCGGGCCAGCGCAGCACCTTGGCCGTGAGGCCGTCGTGATCGGCCTGCAGCCAGGCGGGAACGGCCGAGGTCAGTTCCGTGGCCTCGCGCACAACAGGCTCAGCGGGAGAGCCCGGCTTGAGAGTGATGACGTCGTCGGGACGCACCTGGTAGGACGGAATGTCTACGCGACGGCCGTTGACCAGCCAGTGACCATGCCGCACAAGCTGGCGCGCCTGGCGTCGCGATGCTGCGAAACCGAGTCGCACCAGCACGCTGTCGAGACGCGTCTCGAGGAGCCGCAACAGGTTCTCGCCGGTCGCGCCCGGTAGGCGGCTGGCCTTCTCGTAGTAGTTGCGGAACTGGCGCTCGAGCACGCCGTAGTAGCGGCGAGCCTTCTGCTTTTCCCGCAGCTGGAGGCGGTACTCGGACTGCCGCACTCGTGTGCGACCGTGCTGCCCCGGCGGATAGTTGCGGCGCTCGATCGCGCACTTGTCGGTGAGGCAACGCTCCCCCTTGAGGAACAGCTTCTCGCCCTCGCGGCGGCAGAGCTTGCAGACGGGACCGGTGTAGCGCGCCAAGGCTCAGACCCTCCGCCGCTTCTTCGGTCGACAACCGTTGTGCGGATGGGGCGTGACGTCGCGTACGGAGATGATCTCGAGCCCCGCCGCCTGCAACGAGCGGATCGCTGTTTCGCGCCCCGATCCGGGGCCCTTGACGAACACCTCGACCTTCTGCACGCCGTGCTCCATCGCCTTTTTCGCGGCGCCGTCAGCGGTCACCTGTGCGGCGAACGGCGTCGACTTGCGCGAGCCGCGAAAGCCGGCCGACCCCGCGGACTCCCAGGCGATCACGTTGCCGTCGCGATCGGTGATCGAGACGATCGTGTTGTTGAAGCTGGTCTTGATGTGGGCCTGGCCGACCGGCACGTTCTTGCGTGCCTTGCGGCGACCGCGCTGCTTCGTCGACTTCGCTGCCATACGTCAGATTCGATCCAGAATCCGTTGCCCTCAGTGCTTTCGCACCTTTTTCTTGCCCGCGCCTGCCGCGCTGCCCTTACGAGGACCTTTGCGCGTCCGTGCGTTGGTCTTGGTGCGCTGACCGCGAACCGGCAGGCCACGCCGGTGACGCAGCCCCCGGTAGCAGCCGATCTCCATGAGCCGCTTGATGTTTTGAGCGCGCTCGCGCCTTAGGTCACCCTCGACGACGAGCTCGCTATCGATGATCTCGCGCAACCGACGCACTTCGTCGTCGGTGAGATCTTTCACGTACGTGTCGGGGTCGACACCTGCCTGCGCAAGCACGCGGCGAGCCGTCGAACGACCGATCCCGTAGATGTACGTGAGTCCGATCTCGACCCTCTTGTTGAGGGGGATGTTGATGCCTGCGATGCGCGCCACGGTGCGGCCTACCCTTGCCGCTGCTTATGGCGCGGGTTTTGACAGATCACGAGCACCGCGCCGCGGCGCTTGATGACCTTGCACTTTTCGCACATCGGCTTGACCGAGGGTCGGACCTTCATCGCTCCGTGATCTGTCGCCTACTCGAGAGGAACCGCGCGAAGCCCAGGAGACGGCCTCGCGCCAGCGGGCAAGCCTAGCATCATTCGCGCTGAGCTTGCGCCGAGACCCTGGCTGGATGGATGGCTTCTGCATCCCTCCCGGTGACGGCCAGCCATTGCGGTGCCTGGTCATCCCAGGGGGTGAGAACGAGGGGTCCTTCCCGGGTGACGGCAACCGTGTGTTCGAAGTGGGCTGCGAGCGAACCGTCGCGCGAGTAGACCGCCCAGTTGTCCGCGCCCAGCTCGACCTCGTGCCCGCCGGCATTGACCATCGGCTCGATCGCGAGCACCATCCCTTCCTCGAGCCGCGGGCCGGCCCCAGGCGACCCGAAGTTGGGGATCTGGGGATCTTCGTGCATGGCGCGGCCGACACCGTGCCCGACGAGCGAACGAATGACCGAAAAACCGGCTTCTTCGACGCGTCGCTGCACGGCATGAGAGATGTCTCCGAGGCGGTTACCTGGTCGCGCTTGAGCGATGCCGTCGTAGAGCGCCGCGCGTGTGGCGTCGATCAGGCGCCGTGCCAGCGGGCTCGCTTGGCCGACCACGACGGTCAGCGCGGCGTCCGCTATCCAGCCGTCGAGCTCGACACCGACGTCGATCGAGAGCACGTCGCCATAGGCGAGCTCGTAGTCGTCGGGGATCCCGTGTACGACGAGCGAGTTCGGCGACGCGCAGATCGAGGCGGGATAGCCGTGGTAACCCTTGAACGCAGGCCTGCCGCCGCGCGCACGGATCAAGCGTTCGGCGATGGCGTCGAGATCGCGCGTGCGCACACCGGCCCGAGCGTGGCGCCGAAGCTCGCGCAGACACTCGGCGACGATCTCGCCGGCGGCGGCGATCTTGGCGACCTCGGCCGGGGTCTTGCGTACGATCACGCGCCTGAGGTTAAAGCTCGGCCTCGAGCCGCAGGGTGGCGAGCGTGGCGCGGATGTGGCGGTGGACCTCGTCAGGCGACCTGGTGCCGTCGAAGCGGCGTAGCAAACCGCGCTGCTCGTACCAGGCGACGAGCGGCTCGGTCTCGCGGTGGTAGACCTCGAGGCGGCGTCGGATCGTCTCGGGCTTGTCGTCGTCGCGTTGAATCAGGCGGGAACCGTCCTGGTCACACACGTCGGGGTTTTTCGGCGGGTCGAACTCGACGTGGTAGACGTGCTGGTTCTTTACGCAGATGCGGCGCCCCGACAGGCGCCGAACCACCTCGTCGTCGGGAACATCGATCACAAGCACAGCCGTCAGCTCGCGGTCTCGAGCAGCCAGCGCGTCGTCCAGCACCTCGGCCTGGCGAACCGTGCGTGGAAAGCCGTCGAGCAGGAAACCGTCGCGGGCGTCGGGGTCGTCGAGCCGCTCCATGATCAGGTCGCAAACGAGCTCGTCGGGCACGAGCTCACCGCGATCCATGTAGGCCTGCGCTTTGCGACCGAGATCGGTGGCGTCGCGCACAGCGGCCCGCAGGATGTCGCCGGTGGCGAAGTAAGGGATCTCGAAGTCCTCGCGCAGCCGTTCAGCTTGTGTGCCCTTGCCAGCGCCGGGAGGCCCCAGTAGGACGAGATTGAGTGGCTTCATTTCAGGAACCGTTCGTAGTTGCGCATCATCAGCTGTGCCTCGAGTTGCTTCATCGTGTCGAGAGCGACACCGACGACGATCAGAAGCGACGTGCCACCGAACGCGAAGTTTGTCGCTGTCTGGTTCGCGAGGACGGTCGGCATCGCCGCGATCGCGGCGAGATAGATCGCGCCGGGCAGGGTGAGCCGCGCGAGGATGCGATCGAGGTACTCGGCCGTGGGCCGGCCGGGACGAACACCGGGGATGAAGCCGCCGTACTTCTTGAGGTTGTCGGCCTGTTCGACCGGATTGAAGGTGACTGCGGTGTAGAAGTAGGTGAAGAGGATGATGAGGAGCGACTCCCCGATCAGGTAGGGAGCTCCGCGATAGTCGAAGAAGGCGGAGAGGTCGCGCGCCCACGCCGCGTTCGAGATCTGCCCGATCGTCGGCGGAAACGCCATCACCGAAGCGGCGAAGATGACCGGGATCACGCCCGCCATGTTGACCCGCAGCGGCAGGTAGGTGGATCCGCCGGACTGCATGCGCTCGCCGAGCGTGCGCCGGGCGTACTGAACGGGTATGCGCCGCTGCCCCTCCTGGACGAACACGACGGCTGCGGTCACGGCAAGCACCAGGAACGGTGCGATCACTTGGAAGACACGGTCGGGACTCGTCCACCACGACTGCACACCCTGGGGCAGGCCGGCGATGATGCTGGCGAAGATCATCAGCGAAATGCCGTTGCCGATCCCACGCTGCGTGATCAGCTCGCCCAGCCACATGACGAGCACGCAGCCGCATGTCAGCGTCGCGACGATCACGATCACGCGACCGAGCGTGAACCCCTCGATGATGTCGGCGCTCTGCGTGCGGTAGATGAAGATGAACCCGATCGACTGTAGGAAAGCGAGCCCGACGGTGAGATAGCGCGTGTACTGGGTGATCCGCTCCTGGCCGACCTCGCCCTCCTTGCGCAACTTCTCGAGCGAAGGCACGACCACAGTCAGAAGCTGAAGCACGATCGAGGCGGTGATGTAGGGCATGATGCCGAGCGCGAAGATCGAGAAGCGCGACAGCCCGCCGCCGGTCAAGAGGTTCGCGAGCCCGAGCGCGCCAGCAGCTTGGAAGCGCCCTTGGATCTGCTCGAGTACGTCGGTGTTGATGCCGGGCGTTGGGATCTGCGAGCCGAGCCGGTAGAGGGCCAGCATCGCCGCGGTGAAGAGCAGCTTTTTGCGGATCTCGGGGACCCGCAGCGCTGCTGACACCATCCCGAGCATTGGCGTCAGCGTTCGATCAGCTCGACAGTGCCCTGGGCGGCCTCGATCTTCTTACGCGCCGAAGCCGACACGGCGTGGACGCGAACCGTGAGCGGCTTGGAGAGCTCGCCTACCCCCAGCACCTTGACGGGCACACCCTTGCGCTTGGCGAGCCCACGAGCGCGGAGCGTCGACGGCGTCACCTCCTCGCCCGCTTCGAAGCGCTGCTCGAGGTCACGGACGTTGACGGCCTGGGTGACGGTGCGACCGAACGCTTCGAAGGGCATCGACTTCTTCATGTGCGGGCCGCGCAGCTTGCGCAGACGCATGTGCAAGGGGTTCTGGCCACCCTCGTACCAGGCGCGCCGCTTGTTGCCCGAGCGGGCGCCAGCGCCCTTCGTGCCACGCCCGGCGGTCTTGCCGGTTCCCGATCCCTCGCCGCGCCCGACGCGCTTGCGTGCGCGTCGAGATCCGGGGGCGGGAGTGAGGTTGTGAAGCCCAGGTTCGCTCACCGCGCCGCTGCCACCTCCTCGATCTCGACCAGATGACGCACTGTCCGCAGCTGACCGCGAACGGTGGCGGTGTCAGGCCGTTCGGCCGTACGACCGATACGCCCAAGGCCCAGCGCTCGCAGCGTAGCGAGCTGACGACGGTCGGCGCCGTTCGCGGACCGAACCTGGCGGATGACGAGCTTCGCAGCGCTCACGACTCCACCTCCGAGCCAGCGGCTTGGCCGACCGGCTCGAGACCGAGAACCTGGCGCACGGTGAGACCGCGCAGCTGCGCAACCTCCGCGGGATCACGTAGCTTGCGCAGCGCGTCGACAGTCGCTTTGACGACGTTGATCGGGTTCTGGCTGCCGAACGACTTGGAGAGCACGTCGTGCACGCCGGCAAGTTCGAGCACCGCCCGCACCCCGCCGCCGGCGATAACGCCGGTACCGGGCGCGGCGGGTTTGAGCAGCACGCGCGAAGCGCCGTGCTCGCCGATGACGTCGTGCGTGATCGTGCTGCCGTGCATCGGCACACGGAACATCGCTCGGCGCGCCTTCTCGACAGCCTTCTGGATCGCCAGCGGCACCTCTTTCGCCTTGCCGTAGCCGACCCCTACGTGGCCCGCCTCGTCACCGACCACCACGAGCGCGGTGAAGGAGAAGCGGCGGCCGCCCTTGACGACCTTCGCCACGCGGTTGATTTCGACGACGCGCTCCTGCAGCTCCGTCGCGCTCGCCGTGCGCGTCCTGTCCCTGGTTGCCATCGCGTCCTGACCCTAGTCGATGGTTTCGGTCGCTTACCTCTCGCTTGCCTTCGCGCTCGCCTGCTCGTCGCTAGAAGCGCAGCCCGCCCTCACGCGCACCCTCAGCGAGAGCGCGCACGCGCCCGTGATAGCGGTAGCCGTTGCGGTCGAAGACGCACGCCTCGATCCCCTTGGCGCGGGCGCGTTCCGCCAGCAAGCGCCCGGCGGTTCGCGCCTGTTCCATGCGCGGGAGGTCGCGCAGCTCGGGCTCGGTCCAGACGACGTGAGCAAGCGTGTGGCCGGCGTCGTCGTCAATCAGCTGCGCCTGGATACCACGGTTCGACCGAAATACCGACAGCCGAGGCCGCTCCGCGGTGCCATGGATCCGTGCGCGCACACGGCGCCGGCGACGCGCCCGCCGGATGCGCTTCATCCGCCTTTCCTTGGACTCGATCACGT
This genomic window contains:
- the map gene encoding type I methionyl aminopeptidase, translated to MIVRKTPAEVAKIAAAGEIVAECLRELRRHARAGVRTRDLDAIAERLIRARGGRPAFKGYHGYPASICASPNSLVVHGIPDDYELAYGDVLSIDVGVELDGWIADAALTVVVGQASPLARRLIDATRAALYDGIAQARPGNRLGDISHAVQRRVEEAGFSVIRSLVGHGVGRAMHEDPQIPNFGSPGAGPRLEEGMVLAIEPMVNAGGHEVELGADNWAVYSRDGSLAAHFEHTVAVTREGPLVLTPWDDQAPQWLAVTGRDAEAIHPARVSAQAQRE
- a CDS encoding adenylate kinase; protein product: MKPLNLVLLGPPGAGKGTQAERLREDFEIPYFATGDILRAAVRDATDLGRKAQAYMDRGELVPDELVCDLIMERLDDPDARDGFLLDGFPRTVRQAEVLDDALAARDRELTAVLVIDVPDDEVVRRLSGRRICVKNQHVYHVEFDPPKNPDVCDQDGSRLIQRDDDKPETIRRRLEVYHRETEPLVAWYEQRGLLRRFDGTRSPDEVHRHIRATLATLRLEAEL
- the rplR gene encoding 50S ribosomal protein L18; the protein is MKRIRRARRRRRVRARIHGTAERPRLSVFRSNRGIQAQLIDDDAGHTLAHVVWTEPELRDLPRMEQARTAGRLLAERARAKGIEACVFDRNGYRYHGRVRALAEGAREGGLRF
- the secY gene encoding preprotein translocase subunit SecY, with protein sequence MLGMVSAALRVPEIRKKLLFTAAMLALYRLGSQIPTPGINTDVLEQIQGRFQAAGALGLANLLTGGGLSRFSIFALGIMPYITASIVLQLLTVVVPSLEKLRKEGEVGQERITQYTRYLTVGLAFLQSIGFIFIYRTQSADIIEGFTLGRVIVIVATLTCGCVLVMWLGELITQRGIGNGISLMIFASIIAGLPQGVQSWWTSPDRVFQVIAPFLVLAVTAAVVFVQEGQRRIPVQYARRTLGERMQSGGSTYLPLRVNMAGVIPVIFAASVMAFPPTIGQISNAAWARDLSAFFDYRGAPYLIGESLLIILFTYFYTAVTFNPVEQADNLKKYGGFIPGVRPGRPTAEYLDRILARLTLPGAIYLAAIAAMPTVLANQTATNFAFGGTSLLIVVGVALDTMKQLEAQLMMRNYERFLK
- the surE gene encoding 5'/3'-nucleotidase SurE — translated: MRVLLTNDDGIQATGLHAMRRALLERVPGIELAVIAPDSNRSASARSITTRQPLAVDEVRFADGERGFATDGTPVDCVRFAVLGLVGEPPELIVSGINHGSNLGDDVTYSGTVAAAFEGALLGIPAIAVSQQAEHGRTDFRPRGRGWAYEDFAAGARFVAELVAAIDGLPLGERTVLNVNVPAGEVRGVRVCRLGRRIYRDELKLESVAPNGRKHYRIYGAEPGYHEEPGTDFEAVADSMIAVTPLGFDLNHERALAELGRVDLQAAFARSIERQELAHEG
- the rpmJ gene encoding 50S ribosomal protein L36; this encodes MKVRPSVKPMCEKCKVIKRRGAVLVICQNPRHKQRQG
- the rpsD gene encoding 30S ribosomal protein S4, whose translation is MARYTGPVCKLCRREGEKLFLKGERCLTDKCAIERRNYPPGQHGRTRVRQSEYRLQLREKQKARRYYGVLERQFRNYYEKASRLPGATGENLLRLLETRLDSVLVRLGFAASRRQARQLVRHGHWLVNGRRVDIPSYQVRPDDVITLKPGSPAEPVVREATELTSAVPAWLQADHDGLTAKVLRWPERDEIPAPVQEQLIVELYSK
- the rpsE gene encoding 30S ribosomal protein S5 — translated: MATRDRTRTASATELQERVVEINRVAKVVKGGRRFSFTALVVVGDEAGHVGVGYGKAKEVPLAIQKAVEKARRAMFRVPMHGSTITHDVIGEHGASRVLLKPAAPGTGVIAGGGVRAVLELAGVHDVLSKSFGSQNPINVVKATVDALRKLRDPAEVAQLRGLTVRQVLGLEPVGQAAGSEVES
- the rplO gene encoding 50S ribosomal protein L15, whose product is MSEPGLHNLTPAPGSRRARKRVGRGEGSGTGKTAGRGTKGAGARSGNKRRAWYEGGQNPLHMRLRKLRGPHMKKSMPFEAFGRTVTQAVNVRDLEQRFEAGEEVTPSTLRARGLAKRKGVPVKVLGVGELSKPLTVRVHAVSASARKKIEAAQGTVELIER
- the rpsK gene encoding 30S ribosomal protein S11; this encodes MAAKSTKQRGRRKARKNVPVGQAHIKTSFNNTIVSITDRDGNVIAWESAGSAGFRGSRKSTPFAAQVTADGAAKKAMEHGVQKVEVFVKGPGSGRETAIRSLQAAGLEIISVRDVTPHPHNGCRPKKRRRV
- a CDS encoding DNA-directed RNA polymerase subunit alpha codes for the protein MNEFQTPQISVEKADDRRGRFVIEPLDKGFGYTFGNSLRRVLLTSLGGAAVTSVRIEGVAHEFSTIPGVKEDVTDIVLNLKEIVCRMHTDADEIEAPLVATGPGEVRAGDIDLPAGVEVLNPDLHIATLEKKTNLEMYLTIGRGRGYAPAEENKQPDQPIGVIPIDSIFSPVKRVSYRVEAARVGQRTDYDKLILDIETDGSLDPESALREAAEILIRYLAIFTDATRVEELRREGSALAAESGNGSGAAGTGSAMDDILIEELELGVRSYNCLKRAGIQTIGELISKTEAELAAIPNFGRKSIEEVKETLAARGLSLRDG
- the rpsM gene encoding 30S ribosomal protein S13, which translates into the protein MARIAGINIPLNKRVEIGLTYIYGIGRSTARRVLAQAGVDPDTYVKDLTDDEVRRLREIIDSELVVEGDLRRERAQNIKRLMEIGCYRGLRHRRGLPVRGQRTKTNARTRKGPRKGSAAGAGKKKVRKH
- the rpmD gene encoding 50S ribosomal protein L30, with the translated sequence MSAAKLVIRQVRSANGADRRQLATLRALGLGRIGRTAERPDTATVRGQLRTVRHLVEIEEVAAAR
- the rplQ gene encoding 50S ribosomal protein L17, with product MRHRKQRGKLSRDSAHRRALIMNLCREVIEHGRIRTTEAKAKAARPELERLITLAKRGDMHARRQAMARLGQDKFLVYRLFEEVAPRYRERSGGYTRILKLGPRRSDATELVLLELV
- the truA gene encoding tRNA pseudouridine(38-40) synthase TruA, producing the protein MTARLTLEYDGSRFHGWARQPALRTVQGVLEDALADLAGEPVPTVCAGRTDAGVHALGQVASHPGHPLPAAAINARLPEDVRVIASDPAPEGFDARRDARARRYRYRLFTRSCRSPFENGRAWQLGFAPNEELLAAYAETLVGRHDFTAFTPTASDHVFFTRTVFAAEWRRESEWVLTFSIEADAFLRHMVRTLVGTMVEWARRGEGPERIARLLTGRPRSEAGPTAPAEGLYLEAVRY